A window of the Constrictibacter sp. MBR-5 genome harbors these coding sequences:
- a CDS encoding class I SAM-dependent methyltransferase has translation MSVASRHDAWGAGSSYDRYMGRWSGRIAPLFLDWLNVPAGLDWLEVGCGTGALSAAILERSSPRSLLAVDPSSGFVDAARAKLADPRAAFQVGDAQALEVEDASRDVVVSGLVLNFVPDRMKALREMRRAARPGGRVGFYVWDYPGGGIAFMRAFWDAAVALDPAAADLTEGKRFPFCRPESLTAEAMEAGLMSVESTAIEVATTFADFDDYWQPFTLGTGPAPGYCASLDPAARVRLRQKLEADLPREADGSITLNARAWAVRARVA, from the coding sequence ATGAGTGTCGCCTCCCGTCACGATGCATGGGGCGCTGGCAGCAGCTACGACCGTTACATGGGCCGCTGGAGCGGCCGGATCGCGCCGCTCTTTCTGGATTGGCTGAACGTGCCCGCCGGTCTGGACTGGCTCGAGGTCGGATGCGGCACCGGCGCGCTCTCCGCTGCGATCCTTGAGCGGTCTTCGCCCCGGAGCCTGCTCGCCGTCGATCCGTCGTCGGGGTTCGTCGACGCCGCTCGCGCCAAGCTTGCCGATCCGCGGGCGGCGTTCCAGGTCGGTGACGCCCAGGCTCTCGAAGTCGAGGATGCGAGCCGGGACGTGGTCGTTTCGGGGCTCGTTCTGAACTTCGTGCCCGATCGGATGAAGGCGCTGCGCGAGATGCGCCGCGCCGCGCGACCGGGAGGGCGTGTCGGCTTCTATGTCTGGGACTATCCCGGCGGCGGCATCGCATTCATGCGCGCCTTCTGGGACGCGGCGGTCGCACTCGACCCCGCGGCCGCCGACCTGACGGAAGGCAAACGCTTTCCCTTCTGCAGGCCCGAGAGCCTCACGGCCGAGGCGATGGAGGCGGGTCTTATGTCGGTCGAGAGCACCGCGATCGAGGTCGCGACGACCTTCGCCGATTTCGACGACTACTGGCAGCCCTTCACCCTCGGGACGGGCCCGGCGCCCGGTTACTGCGCGAGCCTCGACCCCGCCGCCCGCGTGCGCCTCCGGCAGAAGCTCGAGGCCGACCTGCCCCGGGAAGCCGACGGCTCGATCACGCTGAACGCCAGGGCCTGGGCTGTCCGCGCGCGGGTGGCGTGA
- a CDS encoding ester cyclase, with protein sequence MSIEQTARDFFEACEAGGGWEACKAHCHDGASFACQADTLAGITTLADYAEWMKGLLGPIPDGRYELTAFAADAARRTVVAAAVFHGTQTGQGGPGAPTGRALASDYAYVIAFDGPRIRHMTKIWNDTQALRQLGWN encoded by the coding sequence ATGAGCATCGAACAGACGGCACGTGACTTCTTCGAGGCATGCGAAGCGGGCGGCGGATGGGAGGCGTGCAAGGCGCATTGCCACGATGGGGCAAGCTTTGCCTGCCAGGCGGATACGCTGGCCGGGATCACGACGCTGGCCGACTACGCCGAGTGGATGAAGGGCCTTCTGGGCCCCATCCCGGACGGGCGCTACGAACTGACCGCTTTTGCCGCGGACGCGGCACGCAGGACCGTCGTAGCCGCGGCGGTCTTCCACGGCACCCAAACCGGGCAGGGTGGACCTGGCGCACCGACTGGACGCGCTCTCGCGTCGGATTACGCGTACGTGATCGCGTTCGATGGTCCCCGCATCCGGCACATGACGAAGATCTGGAACGACACGCAGGCGCTACGGCAGCTCGGTTGGAATTGA
- the kdpC gene encoding potassium-transporting ATPase subunit KdpC: MLSQTRPAVVLLGAMIAITGLCYPLAMTGVASMLFPDQARGSLIVRDGTIVGSARIGQAFTSPGHFHGRPSAAGDGYDAANSGGTNLAPTNRALIEAVRDRTMALAHAAPGVRVPVDLVTSSASGLDPDISPQAAQLQVARVAAARSLAEDAVTHLVERGVRPPFLGLFGPAAVNVLQLNLALDGLGTPPARP, encoded by the coding sequence ATGCTGTCCCAGACCAGACCCGCGGTCGTCCTGCTGGGCGCGATGATCGCGATCACCGGGCTCTGCTACCCGCTCGCCATGACCGGCGTCGCGTCGATGCTCTTCCCCGACCAGGCGCGCGGCAGCCTGATCGTGCGCGACGGAACGATCGTCGGTTCCGCCCGCATCGGGCAGGCCTTCACGAGCCCCGGCCACTTTCACGGCCGGCCGTCTGCGGCCGGCGACGGCTACGATGCCGCGAACTCGGGCGGCACCAACCTCGCACCGACCAACCGCGCCCTGATCGAGGCGGTGCGCGACCGCACCATGGCTCTGGCGCACGCGGCGCCCGGCGTCCGGGTGCCGGTCGACCTGGTGACGTCTTCGGCGAGCGGCCTCGATCCCGACATCTCGCCGCAAGCCGCCCAGCTTCAGGTGGCGCGCGTCGCCGCGGCGCGGTCGCTGGCCGAGGACGCGGTCACACACTTGGTCGAGCGCGGCGTTCGACCCCCCTTCCTCGGCCTGTTCGGGCCGGCGGCCGTCAACGTGCTGCAGCTGAACCTGGCGCTCGACGGGCTCGGCACGCCGCCCGCCCGGCCGTAG
- a CDS encoding sensor histidine kinase KdpD — MTDAPQETDGSSPEARIADGRSTRRGRLKIFLGAAPGVGKTYAMLEAALQRAADGVDVLATLVETHGRAETDRLLRGLPMLPRRPHFYHGHILQELDLDAVIARRPYLALIDELAHTNVPGSRHDKRWQDVEEVLDAGIDVYTTLNIQHLESLNDVVARISGVRVRETLPDRVLEMADEIELVDLPPEELIERLRQGKVYLHDQVARAIQNFFSKGNLTALREMAMRVAADRVDAQMLDHMRTHAIAGPWPTHDRIMVCINEAPVAKALVRAAKRMADRAHAPWLAVHVISSSSEALPEAAKNGIAETLRLAESLGAEPASVNADVDIAEELLALARSRNVSRIVIGRPRPRRLLAFLTRESVSETLLRRADAFEVTVVAAEREEPGQTPIGPGRIHVEKDPKTYLMATGIVAGATLAAFGIDRILPVASLSLIFLTGVLLTATRYGLWPSLYAATISFVAYNFFFTEPYHTLLMHRRDDLLTLVLFYAASLLAGNLAARLRNQAVAQRRIARRTGSLYAFSRRLATAASQDDLVWAAVSNIAAVLRCEAMILSPDQEGRLKIDGAFPPRDDLEVRERSAAEWAWQHGQAAGWTSGTLPSSRWLFLPLKTALGTQGIIGVTFERGARLAPDDRRMLDAMSDQIAVAMERHRLASNLEQARVYSETERLRAALLSSVSHDLRTPLVSIIGAASSLVEADGPLGPAGRRQLAETIREEGERLDRYVQNLLDMTRLGYGALKLRRQPSDLRELVGAAIRQLGSSLAAHRVELDLDADLPPVDVDPVLMAQVFANLLDNAAKYAPAGSVIAVAGRAAGDMAVVAVTDGGPGIPAEHRDRVFDMFYRVAATDTQRAGTGLGLAICKGIVEAHGGAVRATEPPPPGKGTRMEISLPLAFGDAARE; from the coding sequence ATGACCGACGCCCCGCAAGAAACGGACGGCAGCAGCCCGGAGGCGCGCATCGCCGATGGCCGCAGCACGCGCCGCGGCCGGCTGAAGATCTTCCTCGGCGCCGCACCCGGCGTCGGCAAGACCTACGCGATGCTGGAGGCCGCCCTGCAGAGGGCGGCCGACGGTGTCGACGTGCTCGCCACCCTCGTCGAGACACACGGCAGGGCGGAGACCGACCGGCTGCTGCGCGGCCTGCCGATGCTGCCGCGGCGGCCGCATTTCTATCACGGGCATATCCTGCAGGAGCTCGACCTCGACGCGGTGATCGCGCGCCGGCCGTATCTGGCGCTCATCGACGAACTGGCCCACACCAACGTTCCCGGCAGCCGGCACGACAAGCGCTGGCAAGACGTGGAGGAGGTGCTCGACGCCGGCATCGACGTCTACACCACGCTGAACATCCAGCACCTGGAGAGCCTGAACGACGTCGTCGCCCGGATCTCCGGCGTGCGCGTGCGCGAAACCCTGCCGGACCGCGTCCTGGAGATGGCCGACGAGATCGAGCTGGTCGACCTTCCGCCGGAGGAGCTGATCGAGCGGCTGCGCCAGGGCAAGGTCTACCTGCACGACCAGGTCGCGCGCGCCATCCAGAACTTCTTCTCCAAGGGCAACCTGACCGCCCTGCGGGAGATGGCGATGCGCGTCGCCGCCGACCGGGTGGACGCGCAGATGCTCGACCACATGCGCACCCACGCCATCGCCGGCCCGTGGCCGACGCACGACCGCATCATGGTGTGCATCAACGAGGCACCGGTGGCGAAGGCGCTGGTGCGCGCGGCCAAGCGGATGGCGGACCGGGCGCATGCGCCGTGGCTGGCGGTGCACGTGATCTCCTCCTCCAGCGAGGCGCTGCCGGAAGCGGCGAAGAACGGCATCGCCGAGACGCTCCGCCTCGCCGAATCGCTGGGGGCCGAGCCCGCCAGCGTCAACGCCGACGTCGACATCGCCGAGGAGCTGCTGGCGTTGGCGCGGTCGCGGAACGTCAGCCGGATCGTCATCGGCCGGCCGCGGCCGCGGCGGCTCCTGGCCTTCCTGACGCGCGAGAGCGTATCGGAGACGCTGCTGCGCCGCGCCGACGCGTTCGAGGTGACGGTGGTCGCGGCGGAGCGGGAGGAACCCGGGCAGACGCCGATCGGACCGGGCCGGATCCATGTCGAGAAGGACCCTAAAACCTATCTGATGGCCACCGGCATCGTCGCCGGCGCCACCCTCGCCGCGTTCGGCATCGACCGGATCCTGCCGGTGGCCAGCCTGTCGCTGATCTTCCTGACGGGCGTGCTGCTGACGGCGACCCGCTACGGGCTGTGGCCGTCGCTCTACGCCGCGACGATCAGCTTCGTCGCCTACAATTTCTTCTTCACCGAGCCCTACCACACGCTGCTGATGCACCGGCGGGACGACCTGCTGACGCTGGTGCTGTTCTATGCCGCCTCCCTGCTGGCCGGGAACCTCGCGGCGCGGCTGCGCAACCAGGCCGTGGCACAGCGCAGGATCGCCCGGCGCACCGGGAGCCTCTACGCGTTCAGCCGCCGCCTCGCGACCGCCGCCTCGCAGGACGACCTGGTCTGGGCCGCCGTCAGCAACATCGCCGCCGTGCTGCGCTGCGAGGCGATGATCCTGTCGCCGGACCAGGAGGGCCGCCTGAAGATTGACGGCGCGTTCCCGCCGCGCGACGACTTGGAGGTCCGCGAGCGCAGCGCGGCGGAATGGGCGTGGCAGCACGGTCAGGCCGCCGGATGGACGAGCGGCACGCTGCCCTCGTCGCGCTGGCTCTTCCTGCCGCTGAAGACGGCGCTCGGGACCCAGGGCATCATCGGCGTCACGTTCGAGCGCGGCGCGCGCCTGGCACCCGACGACCGGCGGATGCTCGACGCGATGAGCGACCAGATCGCCGTCGCGATGGAGCGCCACCGCCTCGCCTCGAACCTGGAGCAGGCGCGGGTCTATTCCGAGACGGAGCGGCTGCGCGCCGCCCTGCTCTCCTCCGTCAGCCACGACCTGCGCACGCCGCTGGTGTCGATCATCGGGGCGGCGAGTTCCCTGGTCGAGGCCGACGGGCCGCTGGGGCCGGCGGGACGCCGGCAACTGGCCGAGACGATCCGCGAGGAGGGCGAGCGCCTCGACCGCTACGTGCAGAACCTGCTCGACATGACCCGCCTCGGCTATGGCGCGCTGAAGCTCCGCCGGCAGCCGAGCGACCTGCGCGAACTGGTCGGGGCCGCGATCCGCCAGCTGGGGTCGTCGCTCGCCGCACACCGGGTCGAGCTCGATCTCGATGCGGATCTGCCGCCGGTCGACGTCGACCCCGTGCTCATGGCGCAGGTGTTCGCCAACCTGCTCGACAACGCCGCCAAATACGCCCCGGCGGGGTCGGTCATCGCGGTCGCCGGGCGGGCCGCCGGGGATATGGCGGTCGTCGCCGTGACCGATGGGGGACCCGGCATCCCGGCCGAACACCGCGACCGGGTCTTCGACATGTTCTACCGTGTCGCCGCGACGGACACGCAGCGCGCCGGGACCGGCCTGGGCCTGGCGATCTGCAAGGGGATCGTCGAGGCGCACGGCGGCGCCGTCCGCGCCACGGAGCCGCCACCGCCCGGGAAGGGAACCCGCATGGAGATCAGCCTGCCGCTCGCGTTCGGGGACGCCGCACGGGAATGA
- a CDS encoding PHB depolymerase family esterase, translated as MSNRFRDGMTEATRLTGTGRLGEATALIQRLLHGRPASEPQTASAGTVIDADFVTVEEPDARRDPRPNSRPTAGSARGPEPRPRAGLGETLQRLAARVAAGAGIAASDPSAFTREAPAPLPEGAAFTAASHTGEHGTRAYRLYVPSGRTGERLPLIVMLHGCTQSPDDFAAGTRMNALAEAEGCFVAYPEQPASANPKKCWNWFSPGDQRRGRGEPALIAGITRQVMRDHPVDPARVYVAGLSAGGAAAAVMAAAYPDLYAAAGVHSGLAAGSASDLSSALAAMRRGAPGEGQPDGGERSAVVPVIVFHGDRDATVHPRNAAAVVGGATAGIATAATVERGRAPDGHAYSRTIHADPAGRVVAEQWTIHGAGHAWAGGSPSGSYTDPRGPDAAREMLRFFLGHCRTGAAGG; from the coding sequence ATGTCCAATCGATTCCGCGACGGGATGACCGAGGCGACGCGGCTGACCGGCACCGGCAGGCTGGGCGAGGCGACCGCCCTCATCCAGCGCCTGCTCCACGGCCGACCGGCCTCAGAGCCGCAGACCGCATCTGCAGGCACCGTGATCGACGCCGACTTCGTCACGGTCGAGGAGCCCGATGCCAGGCGCGACCCCAGGCCCAATTCTCGGCCCACCGCCGGTTCCGCCCGCGGGCCGGAGCCGCGGCCCCGTGCCGGCCTGGGCGAGACCCTGCAGCGGCTCGCGGCGCGGGTCGCCGCCGGTGCCGGCATCGCGGCGTCCGACCCCTCGGCCTTCACCCGCGAGGCGCCCGCCCCGCTGCCGGAGGGGGCCGCCTTCACGGCGGCGTCCCACACCGGCGAACACGGCACGCGCGCCTACAGACTCTATGTGCCGAGCGGCCGCACCGGCGAACGGCTGCCGCTGATCGTCATGCTGCACGGCTGCACCCAGTCGCCGGACGACTTCGCCGCCGGCACGCGGATGAACGCGCTCGCCGAGGCGGAGGGCTGCTTCGTGGCCTATCCGGAACAGCCCGCGTCCGCCAATCCGAAGAAGTGCTGGAACTGGTTCAGCCCCGGCGACCAGCGCCGCGGCCGGGGCGAGCCGGCGCTGATCGCCGGCATCACGCGCCAGGTGATGCGGGACCACCCGGTCGATCCCGCGCGGGTCTATGTCGCGGGCCTCTCGGCCGGCGGTGCCGCGGCGGCCGTGATGGCGGCGGCCTATCCCGACCTCTACGCCGCGGCCGGGGTCCATTCCGGCCTCGCCGCCGGATCGGCCAGCGACCTGTCGTCCGCCCTCGCCGCCATGCGCCGGGGCGCTCCCGGCGAGGGGCAGCCCGATGGCGGCGAGCGATCCGCCGTCGTGCCGGTGATCGTCTTCCACGGCGACCGCGATGCCACCGTCCATCCGCGCAATGCCGCCGCCGTCGTCGGCGGGGCGACGGCCGGCATCGCAACCGCCGCCACCGTGGAGCGCGGCCGCGCGCCCGACGGCCACGCCTACAGCCGGACCATCCACGCCGATCCGGCCGGCCGCGTGGTGGCCGAGCAATGGACGATCCACGGTGCCGGGCACGCCTGGGCCGGCGGCAGTCCATCCGGCTCCTACACCGATCCCCGCGGCCCCGACGCGGCGCGCGAGATGCTGCGCTTCTTCCTCGGCCATTGTCGGACGGGCGCGGCCGGCGGCTGA
- a CDS encoding nickel-binding protein — protein MPIFLDRHELSGLTASDIAEAHRKDLEVQERYGVRFLTYWFDATRGNGFCLIDAPDIETAMRVHDEAHGDVAKHVIEVDLSAVEAFLGRVSDPAPSAPGAGPEIDSAVRAILFTDIVDSTGMTARLGDIRAVEMVRAHDALVRRALRDQAGREVKHTGDGIMASFTDPGSAVGCARAVQRAFEAFNLGSREKLQVRIGIDVGEPIVDAQDLFGSTVQMAARLCQGAEPDQILVSAEVYKLVKGAFALIEHPARAIKGFGCPVPIYEVRWN, from the coding sequence ATGCCGATCTTCCTGGACCGACATGAGCTGAGTGGCCTCACCGCATCGGATATTGCGGAAGCGCACCGGAAGGATCTCGAGGTCCAGGAGCGATACGGCGTTCGCTTTCTCACCTACTGGTTCGACGCGACCCGCGGCAATGGGTTCTGCCTGATCGACGCACCGGATATCGAAACGGCTATGCGTGTGCATGATGAAGCGCACGGAGATGTCGCCAAGCATGTGATCGAGGTCGATCTATCTGCGGTCGAAGCCTTTCTTGGCCGAGTGTCCGATCCGGCGCCAAGCGCGCCGGGAGCGGGGCCTGAGATAGATTCTGCCGTGCGTGCAATCCTGTTCACCGACATAGTCGACTCCACAGGCATGACGGCGCGGCTCGGCGATATCCGTGCAGTCGAGATGGTGCGAGCGCATGACGCACTCGTGCGTCGCGCACTGCGAGATCAAGCAGGGCGGGAAGTCAAACACACGGGTGACGGCATCATGGCGTCGTTCACTGATCCTGGGAGCGCTGTCGGATGCGCTCGCGCTGTCCAGCGTGCCTTCGAGGCGTTCAACCTCGGGAGTCGAGAAAAGCTCCAGGTGAGGATCGGTATCGATGTCGGAGAGCCGATAGTCGATGCCCAGGACCTGTTCGGAAGCACCGTGCAAATGGCCGCGCGCCTGTGTCAGGGGGCGGAGCCTGATCAGATCCTGGTGTCCGCCGAGGTCTATAAGCTGGTGAAGGGCGCCTTCGCACTTATTGAGCATCCCGCTCGCGCTATCAAAGGGTTCGGCTGCCCCGTCCCCATTTACGAAGTGCGTTGGAACTGA
- a CDS encoding response regulator transcription factor: MTGGARILVVDDEAQIRRFLRVALDAHGYEVLEAATGREGEGRAATEQPDLVILDLGLPDTDGKAVVARIREWSQVPILVLSVRQDEAEKVQALDAGAQDYVVKPFGIKELLARIRTLLRDRKGPGSVPEGPVLAVGDLQVDLRAHEVRRGGEPVRLTRKEFDLLAMLARHRGRILTHQTLLNEIWGPAHRDDTHYLRVFVRQLRQKLGDDPAAPRYILNEPGVGYRLLDPEGF, translated from the coding sequence ATGACCGGCGGCGCGCGCATTCTGGTGGTCGACGACGAGGCGCAGATCCGGCGCTTCCTGCGCGTGGCCCTCGACGCGCACGGCTACGAGGTGCTGGAGGCTGCCACGGGCCGCGAAGGCGAAGGCAGGGCCGCCACCGAGCAGCCGGACCTCGTCATCCTCGACCTCGGCCTTCCCGACACGGACGGAAAGGCGGTGGTGGCGCGGATCAGGGAGTGGTCGCAGGTGCCGATCCTCGTCCTGTCCGTGCGCCAGGACGAGGCGGAGAAGGTGCAGGCCCTGGACGCGGGCGCCCAGGACTATGTGGTCAAGCCGTTCGGCATCAAGGAGCTGCTGGCCCGGATCCGGACCCTGCTGCGCGACCGGAAGGGGCCCGGCAGCGTCCCGGAGGGGCCCGTCCTCGCGGTCGGCGACCTGCAGGTCGACCTGCGGGCACACGAGGTCCGCCGCGGCGGCGAACCCGTCCGCCTCACACGCAAGGAGTTCGACCTGCTGGCCATGCTGGCGCGGCACAGGGGGCGGATCCTGACGCACCAGACCCTGCTGAACGAGATCTGGGGGCCCGCGCACAGGGACGACACCCACTATCTCCGGGTCTTCGTCCGCCAGCTCCGCCAGAAGCTCGGGGACGACCCCGCCGCGCCGCGCTACATCCTGAACGAACCCGGCGTCGGCTATCGGCTGCTCGACCCCGAGGGTTTCTGA
- a CDS encoding CopG family transcriptional regulator has translation MADDTQRGRTRADSEKITINLGFVDLGHVDLLVQEGFYSNRTDFIRTAIRNQIERHGEAVRRAVTRKSVDLGLRHFSRADLEAARDAGEILDIRVLGLASIAADVTPELARAAIGSLAVLGALHATPAVKKALADRMT, from the coding sequence ATGGCCGATGATACCCAGCGAGGCCGGACCAGGGCGGACAGCGAGAAGATCACGATCAATCTCGGCTTCGTCGACCTGGGCCACGTCGACCTTCTGGTGCAGGAGGGGTTCTACTCGAACCGCACCGACTTCATCCGGACCGCCATCCGCAACCAGATCGAGCGGCATGGCGAGGCGGTTCGGCGGGCGGTGACGCGCAAGAGCGTCGATCTCGGGCTGCGCCATTTCAGCCGCGCCGACCTTGAGGCGGCGCGCGATGCGGGGGAGATCCTCGACATCCGCGTCCTCGGCCTCGCCAGCATCGCCGCGGACGTGACGCCGGAACTGGCGCGTGCCGCCATCGGTTCCCTCGCCGTCCTGGGCGCACTCCACGCCACGCCCGCCGTGAAGAAGGCATTGGCCGACCGCATGACCTAG